One segment of Daphnia magna isolate NIES linkage group LG2, ASM2063170v1.1, whole genome shotgun sequence DNA contains the following:
- the LOC116917484 gene encoding RAB11-binding protein RELCH homolog isoform X2, with product MSTKSLDLSLPLSSRQQFSNNDELSSLLLTKEHLKSKLDFSKIQCYEELGAKLIEDRLLLTALELYAELGEAGHEIVCLKQFFSNPGNFEKSAKASGMLVRSMSQTTLDSLDFQPISEDGDRAGGDRVAVLEFELRKAKETITALRENLTQQVELENASTRSETESISSQNNPVAHQSTPEPMKAYEQRAINFLVHEYLLTYGYRLTSITFADENTDQDFEYWDDVGLNVERPADLLTIYRHRFRPAGQIHIVQTENTETQTEDAANESSDLTMQLGGSAEESVNNSYDVSSVPSTTKTEVRVASVSAYDIRESMITNVQKPTSAVTTLPMPVVSTRFESHHISPVFPQQAQLQNSARALKEELQQGVEDVCQKLNSFFNKPPSLSGGSLNKPMGFSHVKPPDRSSFSLFNSK from the exons ATGTCAACCAAAAGCCTGGATTTAAGCCTGCCACTGAGCAGCAG GCAGCAATTCAGCAATAATGATGAATTGTCTTCTCTCCTACTAACAAAGGAGCATCTAAAATCAAAGCTTGATTTCAGCAAAATCCAATGTTATGAGGAACTTGGAGCAAAATTGATTGAAGATAGACTATTACTAACAGCCCTTGAGCTTTATGCTGAACTG GGTGAAGCAGGCCATGAAATAGTATGCCTTAAGCaattcttctcaaatccgggaaattttgaaaaatctgCAAAAGCTTCTGGAATGCTTG TGAGATCCATGAGCCAAACAACCCTTGATTCCTTGGACTTTCAACCGATATCAGAAGATGGTGACAGAGCGGGTGGAGATCGCGTCGCCGTTCTAGAATTCGAGCTACGGAAAGCTAAGGAAACCATCACGGCTCTGAGGGAAAATCTAACACAACAAGTTGAGCTTGAGAATGCTAGCACTCGAAGCGAAACAGAGAGTATAAGCAGCCAAAATAATCCTGTCGCTCACCAGAGTACACCAGAACCCATGAAAGCTTATGAACAACGAGCCATTAACTTTCTAGTTCACGAATATTTACTCACTTATGGCTATCGGCTAACATCTATTACGTTTGCAGATGAAAATACTGATCAG GATTTTGAGTATTGGGACGATGTTGGATTGAATGTGGAGCGTCCTGCAGATTTATTAACAATTTACCGCCATCGTTTTAGACCTGCAGGCCAGATTCATATAGTTCAAACGGAAAACACAGAGACACAGACGGAAGATGCTGCTAACGAATCGTCAGACCTAACGATGCAGTTAGGCGGAAGTGCAGAAGAAAGCGTTAATAACAGTTATGATGTCTCGTCAGTCCCATCAACGACAAAAACTGAAGTCAGAGTTGCTTCCGTATCAGCCTATGATATTCGCGAGTCCATGATAACCAATGTCCAAAAACCCACTTCAGCTGTAACCACTTTGCCAATGCCTGTCGTGAGCACGCGTTTTGAAAGTCATCATATTTCACCTGTTTTTCCTCAACAAGCTCAGCTACAAAACTCAGCTCGAGCCCTTAAAGAGGAATTACAGCAGGGCGTAGAAGATGTCtgtcaaaaattaaatagtttTTTCAATAAACCTCCTTCTTTATCGGGTGGCTCTCTAAACAAGCCGATGGGCTTTAGCCACGTTAAACCACCTGATCGTTCATCATTTTCGCTCTTTAAtagtaaataa
- the LOC123470028 gene encoding uncharacterized protein LOC123470028 isoform X2: MFYQRVFEHQRLLGLKLVPKLKLAHIWPSTWQRMTVSLATQLYSKHMAMALKFLREDKKTAHLFNGSEATEKLTKLINDTFDIMNGRHKDTTLDGWRLSIRSTIDLTEELLNPKNPLEKYDFVLTAKWNQDALEMTFGRIRSVDTHPTAASFLHIIRMMSLYTPAKILLRNANVENDDHIRVLVDFKECLIKKFPNNAKAATDLRVAMKDDLMEELGKRYVNELPLSKEDRIGNFLIYDVAGYMVKTRENLFECEACRQTVITKEADLPGILTQMHTRELEPKVDWCLSPCQCTKLCAQLKKLSQTTLSHLIIFISLIHSKSV; the protein is encoded by the exons ATGTTCTATCAGAGAGTATTTGAGCATCAAAGGTTGCTTGGTTTGAAATTGGTTCCCAAGTTAAAACTTGCTCACATTTGGCCATCAACCTGGCAGAGAATGACGGTAAGCTTGGCCACACAGCTGTACTCCAAACATATGGCCatggctttaaaatttttaagagaagacaaaaaaacagcgCATTTATTCAATG GATCGGAAGCTACAGAAAAGCTTACAAAGCTTATTAATGACACATTTGACATTATGAATGGACGACACAAGG ATACGACTCTAGATGGCTGGCGCTTGTCTATCCGTAGCACCATTGACTTGACAGAAGAGTTATTGAatccaaaaaaccctttagaGAAATACGATTTCGTACTGACAGCAAAATGGAACCAAGACGCCTTAGAG ATGACTTTTGGGCGCATACGTTCAGTCGATACACATCCAACGGCTGCAAGTTTTCTACATATTATCAGGATGATGTCATTGTACACACCCGCGAAGATACTATTGCGGAACGCAAATGTAGAAAATGATGACCATATTAGGGTGCTCGTCGATTTTAAGGAGTGtctcattaaaaaattccCCAACAATGCTAAGGCTGCTACTGATTTAAGGGTAGCAATGAAAGATGATTTAATGGAAGAGCTGGGAAAGCGTTACGTGAACGAGTTGCCCTTGTCCAAAGAAGATAGAATCGGTAACTTTCTCATATACGATGTAGCAGGTTACATGgtgaaaacgagagaaaacctTTTCGAGTGTGAGGCATGCAGACAGACCGTAATTACCAAAGAAGCAGATCTACCAGGGATTTTGACGCAGATGCATACACGAGAGCTCGAACCAAAGGTGGACTGGTGTTTGTCACCCTGTCAATGTACCAAACTTTGTGCGCAATTGAAAAAGTTGTCTCAAACCACTTTAAGTCACTTAATCATATTTATATCACTGATACATTCCAAGAGTGTATAG
- the LOC123470028 gene encoding uncharacterized protein LOC123470028 isoform X3, whose protein sequence is MNGRHKGESINGNNWNNLVEMEGKVTKGKKSVLEDMLKIIELTEECHRNPGKRPIMAAFASDTTLDGWRLSIRSTIDLTEELLNPKNPLEKYDFVLTAKWNQDALEMTFGRIRSVDTHPTAASFLHIIRMMSLYTPAKILLRNANVENDDHIRVLVDFKECLIKKFPNNAKAATDLRVAMKDDLMEELGKRYVNELPLSKEDRIGNFLIYDVAGYMVKTRENLFECEACRQTVITKEADLPGILTQMHTRELEPKVDWCLSPCQCTKLCAQLKKLSQTTLSHLIIFISLIHSKSV, encoded by the exons ATGAATGGACGACACAAGGGTGAGTCAATTAATGGGAACAACTGGAATAATTTAGTCGAAATGgagggaaaggtaacaaaggggaaaaaatctgTACTCGAAGACATGCTAAAAATAATAGAGTTAACTGAGGAGTGCCATCGCAATCCTGGAAAACGTCCAATAATGGCCGCATTTGCGTCAGATACGACTCTAGATGGCTGGCGCTTGTCTATCCGTAGCACCATTGACTTGACAGAAGAGTTATTGAatccaaaaaaccctttagaGAAATACGATTTCGTACTGACAGCAAAATGGAACCAAGACGCCTTAGAG ATGACTTTTGGGCGCATACGTTCAGTCGATACACATCCAACGGCTGCAAGTTTTCTACATATTATCAGGATGATGTCATTGTACACACCCGCGAAGATACTATTGCGGAACGCAAATGTAGAAAATGATGACCATATTAGGGTGCTCGTCGATTTTAAGGAGTGtctcattaaaaaattccCCAACAATGCTAAGGCTGCTACTGATTTAAGGGTAGCAATGAAAGATGATTTAATGGAAGAGCTGGGAAAGCGTTACGTGAACGAGTTGCCCTTGTCCAAAGAAGATAGAATCGGTAACTTTCTCATATACGATGTAGCAGGTTACATGgtgaaaacgagagaaaacctTTTCGAGTGTGAGGCATGCAGACAGACCGTAATTACCAAAGAAGCAGATCTACCAGGGATTTTGACGCAGATGCATACACGAGAGCTCGAACCAAAGGTGGACTGGTGTTTGTCACCCTGTCAATGTACCAAACTTTGTGCGCAATTGAAAAAGTTGTCTCAAACCACTTTAAGTCACTTAATCATATTTATATCACTGATACATTCCAAGAGTGTATAG
- the LOC116917481 gene encoding ATP-dependent RNA helicase DHX30, with protein MLFTRNEENDVICLAFFAFVTNIVFAMFRLCFTDVLRTLNNQNVASQRFTLSSLKYYQISFCHTAPAETVVHHGAQGTGRNLHPVQARAIINQTFVSVSHKLKLPSLKPVYTTVPIHGKGNSMWKTVLTLRWPEKLSFEAIGRNKKEAEELVAQQALTVLHDSKIISPSGKLLCELSTHRTLQSTDKLTIINDDATADASGSCIKQEEMAAIEAKFPNFKSTLLNCFMKVSNHMKNANFIARPAFKRVKNGSISDWQASYSLKWPEPKEFSGIGTNRAEAEKLAILSALHWLTENNFLHQNGYPILYSNEELSKMKSAVTSPAIVKLPPALVNELDEILNDFKKIKPLMDEDQMFFERETAAANSLISEDEKMMEEIDEERDVEESIDNIPTSSSNEYGYNKDDESSVDPITGRKVLPLSSAEIEKRSNELFLSAQTRIIEKGGPVIPFLPIAEKREAILDLIEQNRVVVLSGGTGCGKSTQMPQYLLDSYALKHRGTECNIIVTQPRRLAALSLAQTVANYRGEKIGESVGYQVRLNSVLPRHPLGRILFCSTGILLRRLQACPDMSGVSHLIIDEVHERDCLTDFTLVILKDLLQSNPLLKVILMSASLNTDLLSRYFDSAPLIHVEGRTFPVQRIFLPEVQSLTRGFGERNNTTNIKPMVDQALVVKLVRYIDINKPSQGSILIFLPGWAEIKSLHSKLKEFYPSDETHWILPVHSRLSQVEQERIFDRPPEGVRKIVLATNIAETSLTINDCVYVIDPGVHKELRYNSQRGSAVMENQWIAKANAQQRAGRAGRVQPGEAFHLYSEEKHEEMERFPQAEILRIPLEKVVMDIKAYNENLKSIDFLSRTLEPPSHRAIRVAIRELESIGALDEHERLTPLGRRIAQFSTHPRLAKSLVFATLFRCLDPVASIVAGLSSAREGWSVESTVDNQRQIIRQAKYRFHPTSDHLALASLMRQFRNQRGRYEVDEFCENFQANVKSLYFLKGVRSLLVDHLKDANLLGDRSHADSIRHPVNQHADNEEMIKAALVMGFGDRILRVRRGKIVKGIIKSNELVILSEKHGPVHIVPDSVNADGKIKSDFMIYFNGIFSTERKAFVVRDTTQISNMTAVLTAGRSFTAGSQLDEVSDSSSASITIDESENLQFACSPRETRLLMELRESLSDTCDFLLRTAGLRQTNELTSVVGKFHGRQVDMLARLLSTKNN; from the exons atgctgtttacacgcaacgaagaaaatgatgtAATTTGTCTAGCCTTCTTCGCCTTCGTTACAAATATTGTATTCGCGATGTTTCGTCTTTGTTTCACCGATGTGTTAAGAAcattaaataatcaaaatgTGGCTTCTCAGAGGTTTACCCTATCCAGTCTTAAGTATTACCAAATAAGTTTTTGCCATACAGCACCTGCTGAAACAGTCGTTCATCACGGAGCCCAAGGAACCG ggAGAAATTTGCATCCTGTCCAAGCAAGAGCTATCATCAATCAAACATTTGTTTCAGTTTCACATAAACTGAAACTTCCTTCGCTTAAGCCAGTTTACACTACAGTTCCAATCCATGGCAAAGGAAACTCCATGTGGAAGACTGTATTAACTCTTAGATGGCCAGAAAAACTAAG TTTTGAAGCAATCGGCAGGAATAAAAAAGAGGCAGAAGAACTTGTTGCCCAACAAGCTTTGACTGTTCTGCATGATTCCAAGATTATTTCACCTAGTGGAAAGTTGTTGTGTGAACTAAGCACACATAGGACTCTTCAGTCAACAGATAAACTAACTATTATCAATGATGATGCAACAGCAGATGCTAGTGGCTCTTGTATTAAACAAGAGG AAATGGCAGCAATTGAGGCAAAATTTCCCAATTTTAAATCAACCTTGCTTAATTGTTTTATGAAGGTTTCAAATCACATGAAGAACGCCAATTTTATCGCTCGACCGGCTTTCAAGCGTGTGAAAAATGGATCAATTTCCGACTGGCAAGCAAGCTATAGCTTGAAATGGCCTGAGCCGAAGGAATTTTCAGGAATCGGAACAAATCGGGCTGAAGCTGAAAA attAGCGATTCTCTCTGCACTTCATTGGTTGACGGAAAATAATTTCTTGCATCAAAATGGCTATCCTATTTTATATTCCAATGAAGAG CTCAGTAAAATGAAAAGCGCTGTAACAAGTCCTGCTATTGTCAAATTACCTCCAGCATTGGTGAATGAGCTTGACGAAATTCTgaatgatttcaaaaaaataaagccgTTAATGGATGAGGATCAAATGTTCTTTGAACGAGAAACTGCAGCCGCAAATAGCTTGATTTCAGAAGATGAAAAGATGATGGAGGAGATTGACGAGGAACGTGACGTGGAAGAATCCATTGACAATATACCTACATCGTCAAGTAATGAATATGGATACAATAAAGATGATGAATCATCAGTTGATCCAATTACCGGACGTAAAGTCCTACCGCTAAGCTCTGCGGAGATCGAAAAAAGATCCAATGAGTTATTTCTCAGTGCACAAACGAGGATAATAGAGAAAGGTGGTCCAGTCATTCCTTTTCTACCAATCGCGGAAAAGCGCGAAGCCATTTTAGATTTAATCGAACAAAATAGGGTTGTTGTGCTGAGTGGTGGTACCGGATGTGGCAAGAGTACACAAATGCCCCAGTATTTACTGGATTCTTATGCGCTGAAACATCGTGGCACTGAATGTAATATAATCGTTACACAGCCTCGTCGGTTGGCTGCGCTTTCTTTAGCTCAAACTGTTGCCAATTATCGAGGAGAAAAA ATAGGTGAGAGTGTTGGCTACCAGGTGCGACTGAATTCCGTACTACCGAGGCATCCACTGGGTCGTATACTCTTCTGTTCAACCGGAATTCTTTTGCGAAGACTTCAAGCTTGTCCAGACATGTCGGGCGTATCCCACCTAATAATCGATGAAGTGCACGAACGCGACTGTTTGACCGATTTTACGCTAGTTATTCTTAAAGATCTTTTGCAATCGAACCCCTTGTTAAAG GTCATCCTGATGAGTGCCTCTCTAAATACGGATCTGCTGTCACGTTATTTTGATTCGGCTCCGCTGATCCACGTTGAAGGAAGAACGTTTCCTGTTCagagaatttttttacctgaagTCCAAAGTTTGACCAGAGGTTTTGGAGAAAGAAATAATACCACGAATATCAAACCAATGGTTGATCAAGCTTTAGTAGTGAAACTAGTTCGTTATATCGACATAAACAAACCATCACAAGGttccattttaatttttctaccTGGTTGGGCAGAAATTAAAAGCCTTCACTCTAAGTTAAAG GAATTTTATCCTAGTGATGAAACTCATTGGATATTACCGGTGCATTCCCGACTTTCACAGGTTGAGCAAGAGCGAATATTTGATCGCCCACCTGAGGGTGTCCGGAAAATCGTTCTAGCAACCAATATAGCTGAAACTAGCTTGACG ATCAATGATTGCGTCTACGTGATCGATCCTGGTGTTCATAAAGAACTAAG GTACAATTCACAACGGGGTTCTGCTGTAATGGAAAATCAATGGATAGCAAAAGCTAATGCACAACAACGAGCTGGACGTGCCGGACGTGTTCAACCAGGAGAAGCATTCCATCTCTACTCCGAAGAGAAGCATGAAGAAATGGAGCGGTTTCCGCAGGCAGAAATTCTTCGAATACCTCTGGAGAAGGTTGTCATGGATATtaag GCGTATAATGAAAATTTGAAGTCGATTGATTTCTTAAGCCGAACGCTAGAGCCTCCTTCACACCGAGCAATCCGAGTTGCAATCCGAGAACTAGAGTCGATAGGTGCATTGGATGAGCATGAACGACTTACACCACTGGGACGTCGTATTGCTCAGTTTTCAACACATCCCCGTTTGGCCAAATCACTCGTGTTTGCTACTCTTTTTCGCTGTTTGGACCCAGTGGCATCTATAGTGGCAGGACTCAGCTCAGCACGTGAGGGCTGGTCGGTGGAATCGACAGTTGACAACCAAAGACAAATTATTCGACAAGCGAAATATCGATTCCATCCCACGAGCGATCACTTGGCTTTGGCCAGTTTGATGAGGCAATTTCGAAATCAACGTGGTCGGTATGAGGTCGATGAATTCTGCGAAAATTTCCAAGCTAATGTGAAATCACTTTACTTCCTCAAAG GTGTGAGGAGCTTGTTAGTTGACCATTTGAAGGATGCGAATTTACTCGGTGATAGATCGCATGCCGATTCCATTCGTCATCCGGTGAATCAACATGCAGACAATGAAGAAATGATAAAAGCGGCTCTCGTCATGGGGTTTGGTGATCGCATTCTCCGAGTGCGTAGGGGGAAGATTGTCAAGGGGATTATCAAATCTAACGAATTAGTCATTTTAAGCGA GAAACACGGTCCCGTTCACATAGTGCCTGATTCAGTCAACGCAGACGGTAAAATCAAATCCGATTTCATGATCTACTTCAACGGGATTTTTTCAACGGAACGGAAAGCTTTCG TTGTAAGAGATACAACCCAGATTTCAAATATGACTGCCGTGTTAACGGCTGGAAGATCATTCACTGCAGGGAGTCAGTTGGACGAAGTTAGCGACAGTTCTTCTGCAAGTATTACAATCGACGAGAGTGAAAATTTACAATTCGCTTGTTCCCCAAG AGAAACGCGGTTACTAATGGAACTTCGAGAGTCGTTGTCTGATACCTGTGATTTTCTGCTGCGGACTGCAGGATTACGTCAAACGAATGAGCTTACGTCAGTCGTAGGCAAATTCCATGGTCGACAAGTTGACATGCTAGCTCGTTTGTtatcaacaaaaaacaactag
- the LOC123470028 gene encoding uncharacterized protein LOC123470028 isoform X1, translating to MFYQRVFEHQRLLGLKLVPKLKLAHIWPSTWQRMTVSLATQLYSKHMAMALKFLREDKKTAHLFNGSEATEKLTKLINDTFDIMNGRHKGESINGNNWNNLVEMEGKVTKGKKSVLEDMLKIIELTEECHRNPGKRPIMAAFASDTTLDGWRLSIRSTIDLTEELLNPKNPLEKYDFVLTAKWNQDALEMTFGRIRSVDTHPTAASFLHIIRMMSLYTPAKILLRNANVENDDHIRVLVDFKECLIKKFPNNAKAATDLRVAMKDDLMEELGKRYVNELPLSKEDRIGNFLIYDVAGYMVKTRENLFECEACRQTVITKEADLPGILTQMHTRELEPKVDWCLSPCQCTKLCAQLKKLSQTTLSHLIIFISLIHSKSV from the exons ATGTTCTATCAGAGAGTATTTGAGCATCAAAGGTTGCTTGGTTTGAAATTGGTTCCCAAGTTAAAACTTGCTCACATTTGGCCATCAACCTGGCAGAGAATGACGGTAAGCTTGGCCACACAGCTGTACTCCAAACATATGGCCatggctttaaaatttttaagagaagacaaaaaaacagcgCATTTATTCAATG GATCGGAAGCTACAGAAAAGCTTACAAAGCTTATTAATGACACATTTGACATTATGAATGGACGACACAAGGGTGAGTCAATTAATGGGAACAACTGGAATAATTTAGTCGAAATGgagggaaaggtaacaaaggggaaaaaatctgTACTCGAAGACATGCTAAAAATAATAGAGTTAACTGAGGAGTGCCATCGCAATCCTGGAAAACGTCCAATAATGGCCGCATTTGCGTCAGATACGACTCTAGATGGCTGGCGCTTGTCTATCCGTAGCACCATTGACTTGACAGAAGAGTTATTGAatccaaaaaaccctttagaGAAATACGATTTCGTACTGACAGCAAAATGGAACCAAGACGCCTTAGAG ATGACTTTTGGGCGCATACGTTCAGTCGATACACATCCAACGGCTGCAAGTTTTCTACATATTATCAGGATGATGTCATTGTACACACCCGCGAAGATACTATTGCGGAACGCAAATGTAGAAAATGATGACCATATTAGGGTGCTCGTCGATTTTAAGGAGTGtctcattaaaaaattccCCAACAATGCTAAGGCTGCTACTGATTTAAGGGTAGCAATGAAAGATGATTTAATGGAAGAGCTGGGAAAGCGTTACGTGAACGAGTTGCCCTTGTCCAAAGAAGATAGAATCGGTAACTTTCTCATATACGATGTAGCAGGTTACATGgtgaaaacgagagaaaacctTTTCGAGTGTGAGGCATGCAGACAGACCGTAATTACCAAAGAAGCAGATCTACCAGGGATTTTGACGCAGATGCATACACGAGAGCTCGAACCAAAGGTGGACTGGTGTTTGTCACCCTGTCAATGTACCAAACTTTGTGCGCAATTGAAAAAGTTGTCTCAAACCACTTTAAGTCACTTAATCATATTTATATCACTGATACATTCCAAGAGTGTATAG
- the LOC116936302 gene encoding geminin-like isoform X1: protein MEDRGVQTDPVVMEGSTTSAENDVEYYSTKAETRRVALAEALEENEKLHLERDTLISEVNTLKSEVNTLKTENSMLKPLADEAEYLAGVLEGLLGSPEDEEPNEGAENASTSDS, encoded by the exons ATGGAGGACCGTGGAGTCCAAACTGATCCTGTAGTAATGGAAGGGTCTACCACCAGTG CTGAGAATGACGTTGAATATTACAGTACCAAGGCCGAAACAAGAAGAGTTGCCCTTGCCGAAGCATTAGAGGAAAATGAGAAACTGCATCTTGAACGGGATACCCTCATAAGTGAGGTAAATACCCTCAAAAGTGAGGTAAATACCCTTAAAACTGAAAACAGTATGCTCAAACCTCTAGCTGATGAAGCTGAATATCTGGCTGGTGTTTTAGAG GGCCTTTTGGGCAGTCCAGAGGATGAGGAACCAAATGAAGGTGCTGAAAATGCAAGCACAAGTGATAGTTGA
- the LOC123470029 gene encoding uncharacterized protein LOC123470029, with protein sequence MWKTVLTLRWPEKLSFEAIGRNKKEAEELVAQQALTVLHDSKIISPSGKLLCELSTHRTLQSTDKLTIINDDATADASGSCIKQEEMAAIEAKFPNFKSTLLNCFMKVSNHMKNANFIARPAFKRVKNGSISDWQASYSLKWPEPKEFSGIGTNRAEAEKLAILSALHWLTENNFLHHNGYPILYSNEELSKMKSAVTSPAIVKLPPALVNELDEILNDFKKIKPLMDEDRMFFERETAAANSLISEDEKMMEEIDEERDVDESVDNIPTSSSNEYGYNKDDESSVDPITGRKVLPLSSAEIKL encoded by the exons ATGTGGAAGACTGTATTAACTCTTAGATGGCCAGAAAAACTAAG TTTTGAAGCAATAGGCAGGAATAAAAAAGAGGCAGAAGAACTTGTTGCCCAACAAGCTTTGACTGTTCTGCATGATTCCAAGATTATTTCACCTAGTGGAAAGTTGTTGTGTGAACTAAGCACACATAGGACTCTTCAGTCAACAGATAAACTAACTATTATCAATGATGATGCAACAGCAGATGCTAGTGGATCTTGTATTAAACAAGAGG AAATGGCAGCGATTGAGGCAAAATTTCCCAATTTTAAATCAACCTTGCTTAATTGTTTTATGAAGGTTTCAAATCACATGAAGAACGCCAATTTTATCGCTCGACCGGCTTTCAAGCGTGTGAAAAATGGATCAATTTCCGACTGGCAAGCAAGCTATAGCTTGAAATGGCCTGAGCCAAAGGAATTTTCAGGAATCGGAACAAATCGGGCTGAAGCTGAAAA attAGCGATTCTCTCTGCACTTCATTGGTTGACGGAAAATAATTTCTTGCATCATAATGGCTATCCTATTTTATATTCCAATGAAGAG CTCAGTAAAATGAAAAGCGCTGTAACAAGTCCTGCTATTGTCAAATTACCTCCAGCATTGGTGAATGAGCTTGACGAAATTCTgaatgatttcaaaaaaataaagccgTTAATGGATGAGGATCGAATGTTCTTTGAACGAGAAACTGCAGCCGCAAATAGCTTGATTTCAGAAGATGAAAAGATGATGGAGGAGATTGACGAGGAACGTGACGTGGATGAATCCGTTGACAATATACCTACATCGTCAAGTAATGAATATGGATACAATAAAGATGATGAATCATCAGTTGATCCAATTACCGGACGTAAAGTCCTACCGCTAAGCTCTGCGGAGATCAAGCTTTAG
- the LOC116936302 gene encoding geminin-like isoform X2 translates to MEDRGVQTDPVVMEGSTTSAENDVEYYSTKAETRRVALAEALEENEKLHLERDTLISEVNTLKSEVNTLKTENSMLKPLADEAEYLAGVLEGLLGSPEDEEPYIRLCEM, encoded by the exons ATGGAGGACCGTGGAGTCCAAACTGATCCTGTAGTAATGGAAGGGTCTACCACCAGTG CTGAGAATGACGTTGAATATTACAGTACCAAGGCCGAAACAAGAAGAGTTGCCCTTGCCGAAGCATTAGAGGAAAATGAGAAACTGCATCTTGAACGGGATACCCTCATAAGTGAGGTAAATACCCTCAAAAGTGAGGTAAATACCCTTAAAACTGAAAACAGTATGCTCAAACCTCTAGCTGATGAAGCTGAATATCTGGCTGGTGTTTTAGAG GGCCTTTTGGGCAGTCCAGAGGATGAGGAACCATATATCCGCTTGTGTGAGATGTGA